The proteins below are encoded in one region of Ferruginibacter lapsinanis:
- a CDS encoding Nif3-like dinuclear metal center hexameric protein, giving the protein MKINEIVSFLETIAPASLQESYDNAGLLTGSASWECTGIITTLDATEVIVDEAIKNNCNLIVAHHPVIFGGLKSITGKNYVEQTVIKAIKNDIAIYAIHTNLDNVINGVNGKIADKLELINRSILSPKKNNLKRLVTFAPVDHAEKVRAAIFAAGGGHVGNYSECSFNINGEGTFLANEGTDPFIGKIGERHTEPEVRIEIIFPEWIEKAVIAAMKTAHPYEEVAYDIINLDNMHQDIGSGLVGELPAAIDETSFLKQLKQVFGLSVIKHTGLTGKAVKKVALCGGAGSFLIGAATAAGADFYITGDIKYHEFFDANNRLVIADIGHYESEQFTIDLLFDILTEKFPNFAVLKTGVKTNPVHYFL; this is encoded by the coding sequence ATGAAAATTAACGAAATAGTATCTTTTTTAGAAACCATTGCGCCTGCAAGTTTACAGGAAAGTTACGACAATGCAGGTCTGCTTACAGGTAGTGCTTCATGGGAATGTACGGGTATTATTACAACATTGGATGCGACGGAAGTCATTGTTGATGAGGCGATCAAAAATAATTGCAATTTGATCGTTGCCCATCATCCTGTCATTTTCGGCGGATTAAAATCGATCACCGGGAAAAATTATGTGGAACAAACGGTTATCAAAGCAATCAAAAATGATATTGCCATCTATGCTATTCATACCAACCTGGATAATGTGATCAACGGAGTGAATGGGAAAATAGCGGATAAACTTGAGTTAATTAATCGCAGTATCTTATCTCCTAAAAAAAATAATTTAAAAAGACTGGTCACATTTGCACCTGTTGATCATGCTGAAAAGGTTCGTGCTGCAATTTTTGCGGCGGGTGGCGGGCATGTAGGAAATTACAGTGAATGCAGTTTCAATATCAATGGTGAAGGAACATTTCTGGCAAATGAAGGCACAGATCCGTTTATTGGAAAGATCGGAGAACGACACACCGAGCCGGAAGTAAGGATCGAGATCATTTTTCCGGAGTGGATCGAAAAAGCTGTGATCGCAGCTATGAAAACGGCCCATCCTTACGAAGAGGTGGCGTATGATATTATAAATTTAGATAATATGCATCAGGATATAGGTAGTGGTCTTGTAGGGGAATTGCCTGCAGCAATTGACGAAACATCATTTTTGAAGCAATTAAAGCAGGTATTTGGACTTTCTGTAATAAAACATACGGGTTTAACAGGCAAAGCGGTGAAAAAAGTGGCTCTTTGCGGAGGTGCCGGCAGCTTCTTAATTGGTGCTGCAACCGCGGCAGGAGCGGATTTTTACATTACGGGGGACATCAAATACCACGAATTTTTCGATGCGAATAATAGGTTGGTAATTGCAGATATCGGCCATTATGAGAGCGAACAGTTCACAATTGACTTATTATTTGATATTTTGACCGAAAAATTCCCTAACTTTGCCGTCCTAAAAACAGGAGTAAAAACCAACCCGGTACATTACTTCCTGTAA
- a CDS encoding alpha/beta hydrolase translates to MLLYQQTIPNSIKTDLSEKTILVNGTWRIYFVTKPTITMYAPEKPNGISVIICPGGGYIRLSIDNEGVAVAKALNTLGITAFVLKYRLPNDTIMFDRSIGPLQDAQQAIRMVRQHAAQWGLKENKIGIMGFSAGGHLAATAATHFNFIANGTLKDSISLKPDFAILLYPVISFAEGIMHKGSKIKLLGETPSQEKIIFFSNELQVTKNCPPVFIVHAGDDPTVPVENSIRFYQACIEKNVPAEMHLYPKGGHGFGLYNTTTEDKWMDRLSNWIKGLQ, encoded by the coding sequence ATGTTACTCTATCAACAAACCATCCCTAATTCGATCAAGACCGATCTTTCCGAAAAAACTATTTTAGTAAATGGAACCTGGCGTATCTATTTTGTTACAAAGCCTACGATTACTATGTATGCCCCGGAAAAACCCAATGGCATTTCTGTAATAATTTGCCCTGGCGGTGGTTATATCCGTTTATCCATCGATAATGAAGGAGTAGCTGTTGCAAAAGCCCTGAATACATTAGGTATAACTGCATTTGTTTTAAAATATCGCTTACCTAATGATACCATTATGTTTGACAGGTCTATCGGGCCATTGCAGGATGCACAGCAGGCCATCCGTATGGTAAGACAACATGCTGCTCAATGGGGATTAAAAGAAAACAAGATCGGTATTATGGGATTTTCTGCCGGCGGACATTTAGCCGCTACCGCTGCAACACATTTCAATTTCATTGCCAATGGCACATTAAAAGACAGTATTTCCTTAAAGCCTGACTTCGCTATTTTACTATACCCAGTAATAAGTTTTGCAGAAGGGATTATGCATAAAGGCTCTAAAATTAAATTGCTCGGTGAAACTCCTTCTCAGGAAAAAATAATATTCTTTTCTAATGAATTGCAGGTAACAAAAAATTGTCCCCCGGTATTTATTGTACATGCCGGAGACGACCCGACAGTTCCTGTAGAAAACAGCATACGTTTTTACCAAGCCTGTATTGAAAAAAATGTTCCCGCAGAAATGCATTTATACCCAAAAGGAGGCCATGGATTTGGGTTATACAATACCACCACTGAAGATAAATGGATGGATAGATTAAGTAATTGGATAAAAGGTCTGCAATAA
- a CDS encoding carboxypeptidase M32, with translation MNSAELYAEYKTKMQKIADVKYASAVLQWDQETYLPPKGNDFRGRQVATLSEIAHEQFTDEKLGDLLTELLSKNDLSGSEKRNIELSLEDYTRNKKIPADFVRTMSETVTRSYHDWANARSKNSFPLFENSLHQVIELKKREADYLGYEGHPYNALMNDYDKGLTVAIVDNIFNDLKPQLLTLLDAIKNKPQVDSSFLHLHYDKDTQWKLGIELLTRIGFDFEAGRQDISLHPFTTNFNNVDVRVTTRVDENDLGNMTWSCLHEGGHALYEQGLPGDQYGLPLGEYCSLSIHESQSRLWENCVGRGLAFWQHNFNLLKTFFPNQLKDISEEKFYKGINKVQPSLIRTEADELTYHFHVMIRYEIEKALIEGSIMTKDIPAYWNEQYKKYLGVIVPNDQNGCLQDIHWSHGSFGYFATYSLGSLYAAQLYAAIERENKSLEKEVAAGNNGNILKWLRKNIHEKGRLFLSEKLCLEATGETLNPNYFIDYATKKYTDIYS, from the coding sequence ATGAATAGCGCCGAATTATATGCTGAGTATAAAACAAAGATGCAAAAAATAGCCGATGTAAAATACGCTTCTGCCGTTTTACAATGGGATCAGGAGACATATCTTCCACCAAAAGGCAATGATTTCAGGGGCAGGCAGGTCGCCACATTGAGCGAAATTGCCCACGAACAGTTTACAGATGAAAAGCTCGGCGATCTTTTAACTGAACTTCTCAGCAAAAATGACTTAAGTGGTTCTGAAAAAAGAAATATAGAATTAAGTCTGGAAGATTACACCCGGAACAAAAAAATACCTGCAGATTTTGTACGTACCATGAGTGAGACTGTTACAAGGTCTTATCATGACTGGGCTAATGCCCGAAGCAAAAATTCGTTTCCACTGTTTGAAAATTCACTGCATCAAGTGATTGAATTAAAAAAAAGAGAAGCTGATTATCTTGGATATGAGGGTCATCCTTATAATGCATTGATGAATGATTATGATAAAGGACTTACTGTTGCGATCGTAGATAATATCTTCAATGATTTGAAACCGCAACTTTTAACGCTGCTTGATGCTATAAAGAATAAGCCTCAGGTTGACAGCTCATTTTTGCATTTGCATTATGATAAAGATACCCAATGGAAATTAGGCATTGAACTTTTAACAAGAATTGGCTTCGATTTTGAAGCAGGTAGACAGGATATCAGTTTACATCCTTTCACCACAAATTTTAATAATGTTGATGTAAGAGTAACAACAAGGGTTGATGAGAATGATCTGGGGAATATGACCTGGAGTTGTTTGCACGAAGGCGGACATGCACTCTACGAGCAGGGGTTACCCGGAGATCAGTATGGCTTACCATTGGGAGAATATTGCAGTCTTAGTATACATGAAAGCCAAAGCCGCTTATGGGAAAACTGTGTTGGCAGAGGATTGGCATTTTGGCAACACAATTTTAATTTGTTAAAAACGTTTTTCCCAAACCAACTGAAAGATATCAGTGAAGAAAAGTTCTATAAAGGAATCAACAAGGTGCAACCGTCCTTGATAAGAACCGAGGCAGATGAGTTAACCTATCATTTTCATGTAATGATTCGTTATGAGATAGAGAAAGCGTTGATTGAGGGTAGTATTATGACAAAAGATATTCCTGCTTACTGGAATGAGCAGTATAAAAAATATCTTGGAGTTATTGTGCCGAATGATCAAAATGGTTGTTTACAGGATATCCACTGGAGTCACGGAAGTTTTGGATACTTTGCTACCTATAGTTTAGGCAGCTTATATGCAGCGCAGCTATATGCAGCAATTGAAAGAGAAAACAAGTCATTAGAGAAAGAAGTAGCGGCAGGCAACAACGGCAATATTTTAAAATGGCTAAGGAAGAATATACATGAAAAGGGCCGTTTATTTTTATCAGAAAAATTATGTCTCGAAGCCACCGGAGAAACACTAAATCCAAATTATTTTATCGATTATGCCACAAAGAAATACACTGATATTTACTCCTGA
- a CDS encoding DUF5362 family protein — MEQNRNLLENDLIIDSITAGHLKETIMWAKFLGITGFVISALIGIGALAAGTFFSGMMGGRYSGDFGVMAGGSVMGVYLLIAAVAFFMSKVLFQFAKKAQVALKASDQENLVTAFKNLKIYFRFSGIIAIVSLIFSVLGLIGIALAASFSRY; from the coding sequence ATGGAGCAAAATCGAAACCTGCTGGAAAATGATCTGATCATAGACAGCATTACTGCTGGTCACTTAAAGGAGACAATAATGTGGGCAAAGTTTTTAGGCATTACCGGCTTTGTTATAAGCGCCTTGATAGGAATAGGAGCGTTGGCAGCCGGTACTTTTTTTTCAGGTATGATGGGAGGAAGGTATAGTGGTGATTTTGGAGTGATGGCAGGAGGTTCTGTAATGGGGGTATATCTTTTAATTGCAGCTGTAGCTTTTTTTATGTCGAAGGTTTTGTTTCAGTTTGCAAAAAAAGCGCAGGTGGCTTTAAAAGCATCGGATCAGGAAAACCTGGTAACGGCGTTTAAAAACCTGAAAATTTATTTTCGTTTTTCAGGAATTATAGCAATCGTCAGTTTGATATTTTCTGTGTTGGGGTTAATAGGAATTGCGTTGGCTGCATCTTTTAGCAGGTATTAG
- a CDS encoding PorP/SprF family type IX secretion system membrane protein, whose amino-acid sequence MKKTVPNLFLGLLLLMAASQVKAQDIHFSQFFEAPLLRNPALAGLFNGDLRLQMVYRNQWNSVTDAYQTGSLNGEYKIPVGTGEDFISVGGQILYDKSGTAQLTATHILPVFNYHKSLSEEKNKYLSIGFMAGLVQRSINRSKITTNSQFDGSSYNPNLSDGETFDKPTYSYFDGSVGMSYNSQMGENPDNNYFIGLAYHHFNRPSNISFYSTSTNKMLAKWVLSTGIKFNTNDYTYITLHADYSKQGPYTETIGGFMYSMKLDDPVEPRYLLHGGAMIRMNDAIIPVTKIEMKPFAVSVSYDANISSLKTASKGRGGFELGISYQKFFEKNNTSKNATRCPRF is encoded by the coding sequence ATGAAAAAAACCGTACCAAACCTATTTTTGGGCCTGCTCCTGTTAATGGCAGCATCCCAGGTCAAAGCACAAGACATTCATTTTTCCCAATTTTTTGAAGCACCCCTATTAAGAAATCCGGCATTGGCAGGACTTTTTAACGGAGACTTACGTCTTCAGATGGTTTACCGAAATCAATGGAATAGTGTTACCGATGCTTATCAAACCGGCTCATTAAACGGAGAATACAAAATACCCGTAGGAACCGGAGAAGACTTTATCAGTGTTGGCGGACAGATCTTATATGACAAATCGGGCACAGCTCAACTAACGGCTACGCATATACTACCTGTATTCAACTATCATAAATCTTTGAGCGAAGAAAAAAACAAATATTTATCAATAGGTTTCATGGCAGGTTTAGTTCAAAGGAGTATCAACAGAAGTAAAATAACAACCAATAGCCAATTTGATGGTTCATCTTATAACCCAAATTTAAGTGACGGAGAAACTTTTGATAAACCTACCTACTCATATTTCGACGGAAGTGTAGGGATGAGCTATAACAGTCAGATGGGGGAAAATCCCGACAATAATTATTTTATAGGGCTAGCGTACCACCATTTTAACAGACCTTCTAATATTTCTTTTTACTCCACTTCTACCAATAAAATGTTAGCAAAGTGGGTTCTTTCAACCGGTATAAAATTTAATACTAATGATTATACTTACATAACGCTGCATGCAGATTATTCTAAACAAGGTCCTTATACCGAAACGATTGGAGGCTTTATGTATTCAATGAAATTAGATGATCCTGTAGAACCAAGATATTTACTACATGGTGGTGCTATGATCAGAATGAATGATGCAATTATCCCGGTAACAAAAATTGAGATGAAACCATTTGCGGTATCTGTAAGTTATGATGCTAATATTTCTTCTTTAAAAACTGCCAGCAAGGGCCGGGGAGGATTTGAATTAGGCATCTCCTATCAGAAATTTTTTGAAAAAAACAATACCAGTAAGAACGCAACAAGATGTCCAAGATTTTAA
- a CDS encoding PKD domain-containing protein, with the protein MIAKIAIRACYLLFLFVFSLSTKAQLKADFSSFPQSGCSPLLVQFFDNSTGTPTQWRWDLGNGTISFLQSPSVTYFEPGQYNVKLVIKNASGSADSITKTSQITVFSKPSVDFTSNVTIGCYPLTVKFTDLSLAMSGTIVSRQWDFGDGTGSDEMNPEHIYNESGNYNVTLRETNSNGCVTTLSKSSYIKITSGVKANFTNTTPTVCGFPVTINFQNTSTGTGSLTYQWNFGDGSTSTEESPLHTYTTGGSYTVRLITTNTSGCSDTALRSNSIAVGNIKAAFSSANEACVGTPFNLQITSLGTPTSVKWDFGDGYTSTDNNPQKIYAAAGTYKIKLIAYFGACEDSAFKTVTVLPRPTATFSITGTTTSCKAPLTVTFENASIGADSYKWDFGDGTTSNQFSPSHTYTKEGKFTVSLVVTNATGCADSVKKSDAIKITMPQISVKNLPDSGCAPFSKYFSYAADEIDIWSDYTWDFGDGTTSTDAGVLHTYNDTGLYTIKLSAKTFDGCYDTVIVKNAIKVTTKPVPDFIGDREACAITPISFTDKTTGTVTKWLWEFGDGGKSEDQNPVYQYSDTGFFDVKLTVWNGGCFDTVRYNDYVYIKAPIAKFNVVSDCKKAFDRTFEDKSIGADEWRWDFGDGSTSTEQNPAHTYSAMGTYTVTLVVYNKTTGCEYLTSKEIQIVYSKANFFASDTIICKNNAVTFTVPQPDKAFVVNYEWNFGDGSTAVSTGGEIAHTYKNAGLYDVQLIITNTLGCKDTLVKTKYVQVDGPTAKFVSSVAGTCLKTIVNFSDSSYSDGIHPIEQWSWNYGDGFKETLTTPSSQHTFNVSGLYTVALKVTDSKGCTDSFAIPKPVTIAQPKAAFSSKDTLSCPGKPIQFTNLSNGISLSYIWNFGDAKTATDNNPSHLYGVDGNYDVKLLVTDMYGCKDSVTKPSYIKIVMPVSNFTMSDSFSTCPPLVVAFKDISNVFVSRKWDFGDGTFSTLSNPSHFYNYPGTYKVKLTITGPGGCIDTKEKTIEIRGPRGSFTYTPLKGCRDLKIDFDATVLDKASFIWDFSDGTVVSTNDSVISHTYKHFGEYVPKMILVDPQGCQVPIYGKDTIKVSGAAAKFSFTDKAICDSGFVSFSDSSDSYDKIINYSWDLGDGVTSIDQNATHKYSAPGSYIPKLIIKTENGCIDTAVSTLPIRVVASPKISITNFNNGCVPLVTGFSGNLLAADTSVLRWEWDFGNGSTSNLQTPLKQTYSVANDYMVNLKVTNSSGCFDTAIRKVEAYPIPVVNAGEDAWVCLGKNYKLKATGASTYSWNYNKTLNCLDCADPTATPTGAETRYNVTGTTEHGCVASDEVILKVQNPFKVTVSKTDTLCKGSSVEIAASGADNYLWIPSTGLKSVTDAKTIATPDTTTIYKVIGSDARGCFQDTGSVRIKVYPIPTVELGENKVVNVGQTITLNPAISKDVTQVIWTPQSFIVSGPNSLPDITLKPKQTTEYTLEVKNPGGCKSTDKVTVFVICNGANIFMPNTFSPNGDGANDVYYPRGTGIFSIKTLRIFGRWGELVYERSNFKANDATAAWDGTYKGIKLTPDVYVYTMDVLCENNEVIPFKGNIALIQ; encoded by the coding sequence ATGATAGCCAAAATTGCCATCAGAGCATGCTATCTGCTATTCTTATTTGTTTTCAGTTTAAGCACTAAAGCTCAACTGAAAGCTGATTTTAGTAGCTTTCCGCAGAGCGGATGCTCCCCACTGTTAGTTCAATTTTTTGACAACTCTACAGGAACCCCCACTCAATGGAGATGGGATCTGGGAAACGGAACCATTTCATTTTTACAAAGTCCGTCGGTTACATATTTTGAACCAGGGCAGTACAATGTAAAATTGGTTATTAAAAATGCCAGCGGTTCAGCGGATAGTATCACAAAAACTAGCCAGATCACCGTTTTTTCAAAACCTTCGGTTGACTTCACAAGCAATGTTACTATCGGATGTTATCCTTTAACAGTAAAATTTACTGATCTGAGTCTTGCGATGAGTGGCACTATTGTAAGCAGACAATGGGATTTTGGTGATGGTACCGGTTCGGATGAAATGAATCCGGAACACATTTATAATGAATCAGGCAATTATAATGTTACATTAAGAGAAACAAATAGCAATGGTTGTGTAACTACACTCTCCAAATCTTCTTATATAAAAATAACCAGTGGTGTAAAAGCTAATTTCACTAACACAACTCCTACTGTTTGTGGATTTCCCGTTACCATCAATTTTCAAAACACTTCTACAGGAACAGGAAGTTTAACTTATCAGTGGAATTTTGGTGATGGCTCCACTTCTACAGAAGAATCTCCTTTACATACTTACACTACCGGAGGAAGTTACACGGTAAGATTGATCACAACAAATACAAGCGGCTGCTCTGATACTGCACTTAGATCAAACAGCATTGCTGTTGGCAATATTAAAGCAGCTTTCAGTTCCGCTAATGAAGCTTGCGTTGGCACTCCATTCAATTTACAAATAACCTCACTTGGCACACCTACTTCAGTTAAATGGGATTTTGGCGACGGCTATACTTCTACAGACAATAACCCACAAAAAATTTATGCTGCTGCAGGTACATATAAAATTAAATTAATAGCTTATTTCGGAGCATGTGAAGACTCTGCTTTCAAAACAGTTACAGTATTACCAAGACCAACTGCAACTTTTTCAATCACCGGAACTACTACTTCTTGTAAAGCCCCGTTAACGGTTACTTTTGAGAATGCCAGCATCGGCGCAGATTCTTACAAATGGGATTTTGGTGATGGTACTACTTCAAATCAATTCTCCCCTTCACATACTTATACCAAAGAAGGGAAGTTTACTGTTTCATTGGTTGTAACCAATGCTACAGGCTGTGCGGATTCAGTAAAAAAATCGGATGCGATCAAAATAACTATGCCACAAATTTCTGTAAAGAACTTACCTGATAGTGGTTGTGCTCCTTTCTCAAAATACTTTTCATATGCTGCAGACGAAATTGATATCTGGAGCGACTACACATGGGATTTTGGTGATGGCACCACTTCTACTGATGCAGGTGTTTTACATACTTATAATGATACAGGCTTATACACAATAAAATTATCTGCAAAAACATTTGACGGATGTTATGATACTGTAATTGTAAAGAATGCAATTAAAGTAACCACTAAACCAGTACCTGATTTTATCGGTGACAGAGAAGCTTGTGCAATTACACCTATAAGTTTTACAGATAAAACAACCGGTACTGTTACAAAATGGTTGTGGGAATTTGGTGATGGAGGAAAATCTGAAGACCAGAATCCTGTATACCAATATTCCGACACAGGCTTTTTTGATGTAAAGCTAACCGTTTGGAACGGAGGCTGCTTTGATACGGTAAGATATAATGACTATGTATATATTAAAGCTCCTATCGCAAAGTTTAATGTTGTTTCTGATTGTAAGAAAGCTTTTGATAGAACATTTGAAGACAAATCAATTGGCGCTGACGAATGGAGATGGGATTTTGGCGATGGTAGTACTTCTACCGAACAAAATCCTGCACACACATATTCTGCAATGGGAACATACACTGTAACATTAGTGGTGTATAACAAAACCACGGGCTGTGAGTATCTAACAAGTAAAGAAATTCAAATCGTTTATAGTAAAGCAAACTTTTTTGCCTCTGATACAATCATTTGTAAAAACAATGCTGTTACATTTACAGTACCTCAACCTGATAAAGCTTTTGTGGTTAATTATGAATGGAATTTCGGTGATGGCTCTACAGCTGTAAGTACAGGCGGAGAAATTGCTCACACCTACAAAAATGCAGGTTTATATGATGTTCAATTGATCATCACGAATACTTTAGGCTGTAAAGACACGTTGGTGAAAACAAAGTATGTACAGGTAGATGGCCCCACAGCAAAATTTGTTTCATCTGTTGCAGGAACATGTTTAAAAACTATCGTCAATTTTTCTGATAGTTCTTACAGTGACGGAATTCACCCAATCGAACAATGGTCGTGGAATTATGGAGATGGATTCAAAGAAACATTGACCACTCCTTCATCACAACACACATTTAATGTTTCAGGATTATATACGGTTGCTTTAAAAGTTACCGACAGCAAAGGTTGTACCGATTCTTTTGCTATACCAAAACCGGTAACCATTGCTCAACCAAAGGCTGCATTCAGCTCAAAAGATACTTTATCATGTCCTGGTAAACCAATACAATTCACTAACCTTTCTAATGGTATTTCATTATCGTATATCTGGAATTTTGGTGATGCAAAGACCGCAACAGATAATAATCCTTCGCATCTTTATGGCGTTGATGGTAATTATGATGTAAAATTATTGGTAACGGATATGTACGGTTGTAAAGACTCTGTAACCAAACCAAGCTATATCAAAATTGTTATGCCGGTTTCAAACTTTACAATGAGTGATTCATTCAGCACTTGTCCTCCACTGGTAGTAGCATTTAAAGACATTTCTAATGTATTTGTTTCAAGGAAATGGGATTTTGGTGATGGCACTTTCTCAACACTAAGTAATCCTTCTCACTTTTATAACTATCCCGGAACATACAAAGTAAAATTAACTATTACAGGGCCAGGTGGGTGTATTGACACAAAAGAAAAAACAATTGAAATAAGGGGCCCTAGAGGATCATTTACTTATACTCCGCTGAAAGGTTGTAGAGATCTGAAAATAGATTTTGATGCAACGGTGCTTGATAAAGCATCATTCATCTGGGATTTTAGTGACGGTACAGTGGTAAGCACGAATGATTCTGTAATATCTCATACCTATAAACACTTTGGAGAATATGTCCCTAAAATGATCCTGGTTGATCCGCAAGGTTGTCAGGTTCCTATTTACGGTAAGGATACAATAAAAGTAAGTGGTGCTGCTGCCAAATTCAGTTTTACCGATAAAGCAATATGTGATTCAGGATTCGTTTCATTCTCTGATTCATCAGACAGCTATGACAAAATAATAAATTATAGTTGGGACCTAGGTGATGGCGTAACATCAATTGATCAGAATGCGACACACAAATATTCAGCACCTGGTTCTTATATACCTAAACTTATCATTAAAACTGAAAATGGTTGTATAGACACCGCTGTATCTACATTACCAATAAGAGTTGTTGCATCGCCTAAAATAAGCATCACTAATTTCAACAATGGTTGTGTACCATTGGTTACCGGATTTAGTGGCAATCTTTTAGCAGCCGACACATCTGTTCTAAGATGGGAATGGGATTTCGGAAATGGAAGTACTTCTAATCTTCAAACTCCTTTAAAACAAACATATAGTGTTGCTAACGACTATATGGTTAACTTGAAAGTTACCAACAGCAGTGGCTGTTTTGATACCGCAATAAGAAAAGTAGAAGCATACCCTATACCGGTTGTAAATGCAGGGGAAGATGCATGGGTATGTTTGGGTAAGAATTATAAATTAAAGGCCACAGGAGCTAGTACATACAGCTGGAATTATAATAAGACATTAAATTGTCTTGATTGCGCCGATCCGACTGCAACTCCTACCGGCGCAGAAACCAGATACAATGTTACAGGTACAACAGAACATGGTTGCGTTGCATCAGATGAAGTTATTTTGAAAGTACAAAATCCTTTCAAAGTTACCGTAAGCAAAACAGATACACTTTGTAAAGGCTCTTCTGTAGAAATAGCCGCAAGTGGTGCTGATAATTATTTATGGATACCATCTACAGGATTAAAATCTGTTACAGATGCCAAAACTATTGCAACTCCTGATACCACAACTATATACAAAGTGATCGGATCTGATGCAAGGGGCTGTTTTCAGGATACCGGCTCAGTAAGGATAAAAGTATATCCTATCCCTACTGTAGAATTAGGAGAAAACAAGGTCGTTAACGTTGGTCAGACAATCACACTAAACCCGGCTATTTCTAAAGATGTTACTCAGGTTATATGGACGCCGCAAAGCTTTATCGTAAGCGGACCAAATTCTTTACCTGATATTACATTGAAACCGAAACAAACCACCGAATATACACTTGAAGTAAAAAATCCGGGAGGATGTAAATCAACAGATAAAGTAACAGTATTTGTTATTTGTAACGGAGCAAATATATTTATGCCAAATACTTTCTCTCCAAATGGAGATGGAGCGAATGACGTTTATTATCCAAGAGGTACAGGTATTTTCAGCATAAAAACACTACGCATTTTTGGTCGCTGGGGAGAATTGGTTTACGAAAGAAGCAATTTTAAAGCTAATGATGCAACTGCAGCATGGGATGGCACTTACAAAGGCATAAAATTAACACCGGATGTATATGTATATACGATGGATGTTCTTTGTGAAAATAATGAAGTGATCCCTTTCAAAGGAAATATTGCCCTTATACAATAA